A single Pantoea rwandensis DNA region contains:
- the kdpB gene encoding potassium-transporting ATPase subunit KdpB, whose translation MSRQQLALFDAALTRTAMFDAVKKLDPRVQFRNPVMFLVWLGSVLTSLLAIGMLTGHLSGNAGFTAGVAIWLWFTVLFANFAEALAEGRSKAQANSLKGISKTSDAKKLAEPRHGAQWHNVAADTLRKGDVVLVEAGDIIPCDGEVLEGGASVDESAITGESAPVIRESGGDFSSVTGGTRILSDWLVIQCSVNPGETFLDRMIAMVEGAKRRKTPNEIALTILLVSLTIVFLLATATLWPFSAYGGTPVSVTVLVALLVCLIPTTIGGLLSAIGVAGMSRMLGANVIATSGRAVEAAGDVDVLMLDKTGTITLGNRQATQFMPAPGVTEQQLADAAQLASLADETPEGRSIVVLAKQKFNLRERDLSSMGASFIPFSAQTRMSGVNVQDRLIRKGAVDAVRRHIEANHGRFPAEVNASVEEVARAGGTPLVVAEGAQVLGVVALKDIVKGGIKERFAELRKMGIKTVMITGDNPLTAAAIAAEAGVDDFLSEATPEAKLALIRQYQAEGRLVAMTGDGTNDAPALAQADVAVAMNSGTQAAKEAGNMVDLDSNPTKLLEVVHIGKQMLMTRGSLTTFSIANDVAKYFAIIPAAFAATYPQLNMLNVMALHSPNSAILSAVIFNALVIVFLIPLALKGVSYRPMSAAALLRRNLWIYGVGGLVVPFIGIKAIDLLLTLFGLV comes from the coding sequence ATGAGTCGTCAACAACTGGCGCTGTTTGATGCGGCGTTAACGCGCACCGCCATGTTCGATGCGGTGAAAAAACTCGACCCGCGCGTGCAGTTTCGCAATCCGGTGATGTTCCTGGTGTGGCTGGGCAGCGTGCTGACCTCGCTGCTGGCTATCGGGATGCTCACCGGCCATCTGAGCGGCAACGCCGGATTTACCGCTGGGGTTGCCATCTGGCTGTGGTTCACCGTGCTGTTTGCCAACTTCGCCGAAGCGCTGGCGGAAGGGCGCAGTAAGGCGCAGGCCAACAGTCTGAAAGGCATCAGCAAAACCAGCGATGCGAAAAAACTGGCTGAGCCGCGCCACGGTGCCCAGTGGCACAACGTGGCGGCCGACACGCTGCGAAAAGGCGATGTGGTGCTGGTGGAAGCCGGTGACATCATCCCGTGCGACGGTGAAGTGCTGGAGGGCGGTGCTTCAGTGGATGAAAGTGCGATTACCGGTGAATCGGCTCCGGTGATCCGCGAATCCGGCGGCGATTTTTCGTCGGTCACCGGCGGTACGCGCATTCTTTCCGACTGGCTGGTGATTCAGTGCAGCGTCAATCCGGGCGAAACCTTCCTTGATCGCATGATCGCCATGGTGGAGGGCGCCAAACGCCGTAAAACACCCAACGAAATTGCGCTAACCATTTTGCTGGTGTCGCTGACCATCGTGTTCCTGCTGGCAACCGCAACCTTGTGGCCGTTCTCCGCTTATGGCGGCACGCCAGTGAGCGTGACGGTGCTGGTGGCATTGCTGGTGTGCCTGATTCCGACCACCATCGGCGGCTTGCTGTCGGCGATCGGCGTGGCGGGGATGAGCCGCATGCTCGGCGCTAACGTTATCGCCACCAGCGGTCGTGCAGTGGAAGCGGCGGGCGACGTGGATGTGTTGATGCTGGATAAGACCGGCACCATCACGCTGGGTAACCGCCAGGCGACGCAGTTTATGCCCGCGCCCGGCGTTACCGAACAGCAGTTAGCGGACGCCGCGCAGTTGGCCTCGCTGGCGGATGAAACCCCGGAAGGGCGCAGTATCGTGGTGCTGGCGAAGCAAAAATTTAACCTGCGCGAACGCGATCTCAGCAGTATGGGGGCCAGCTTTATTCCGTTCTCAGCACAAACGCGCATGAGCGGCGTCAATGTGCAAGACCGCCTGATCCGTAAAGGCGCAGTTGATGCCGTTCGTCGCCATATCGAAGCCAATCACGGTCGTTTCCCCGCTGAAGTTAACGCCAGCGTGGAAGAAGTGGCGCGTGCCGGGGGCACACCGCTGGTGGTGGCCGAAGGGGCGCAGGTGCTGGGCGTGGTGGCACTGAAAGATATTGTGAAAGGCGGTATCAAAGAGCGCTTCGCTGAACTGCGCAAGATGGGTATCAAAACCGTGATGATCACCGGGGATAACCCCCTGACGGCGGCGGCGATTGCGGCAGAAGCGGGCGTGGATGATTTTCTTTCGGAAGCGACACCGGAAGCCAAGCTAGCGTTGATTCGCCAGTATCAGGCAGAAGGGCGCCTGGTGGCGATGACGGGTGACGGCACCAACGATGCCCCTGCACTGGCACAGGCCGATGTAGCGGTGGCCATGAACTCGGGTACGCAGGCGGCGAAAGAGGCTGGGAACATGGTCGATCTCGACTCCAACCCGACCAAACTGCTGGAAGTGGTGCACATCGGTAAACAGATGCTGATGACGCGCGGTTCGCTGACCACCTTCAGTATTGCCAACGACGTGGCGAAGTATTTCGCCATCATTCCGGCCGCTTTTGCCGCGACCTATCCGCAGCTCAATATGCTGAACGTGATGGCGCTGCACTCGCCGAACTCGGCGATTCTGTCGGCGGTGATCTTTAACGCGCTGGTGATTGTGTTCCTGATCCCGCTGGCACTGAAGGGCGTGAGTTATCGCCCAATGAGTGCTGCTGCCCTGTTGCGCCGCAATCTGTGGATTTACGGTGTGGGCGGACTTGTGGTGCCGTTTATTGGTATTAAAGCCATCGACCTGCTGCTGACGCTGTTTGGCCTGGTTTAA
- the kdpC gene encoding potassium-transporting ATPase subunit KdpC, with the protein MSQLRPAIVLLILLTLLTGAVYPLLTTGLAQWWFPSQANGSLIEQDGVVRGSDQIGQAFSQPGHFWGRPSATGDTPYNALASSGSNLAASNPALDKAVAERVAALRAANPQAPAAVPVELVTASASGLDPDISPEAALWQAPRIAAARNMAVKDVEALIARNTERPLLPFIGEETVNVLRLNMALDALQG; encoded by the coding sequence ATGAGTCAGTTACGTCCGGCTATTGTATTGTTAATACTGCTGACGCTGTTAACCGGCGCGGTTTATCCGTTGCTGACCACGGGTTTGGCGCAGTGGTGGTTCCCGTCTCAGGCCAACGGTTCGTTGATTGAGCAAGATGGCGTGGTGCGCGGCTCCGATCAAATCGGGCAAGCCTTTAGCCAGCCGGGACACTTTTGGGGCCGCCCGTCGGCCACCGGCGATACGCCTTACAACGCGTTGGCTTCCAGCGGTAGCAATCTGGCGGCGAGTAATCCGGCGCTGGATAAAGCCGTGGCGGAACGCGTGGCTGCGCTGCGTGCAGCCAATCCACAGGCTCCTGCTGCGGTACCGGTTGAGCTGGTGACGGCATCGGCGAGTGGACTTGATCCGGATATTTCGCCGGAAGCCGCACTTTGGCAGGCACCCCGTATCGCTGCGGCACGCAATATGGCGGTGAAGGATGTGGAAGCGTTGATTGCCCGCAACACCGAACGCCCGCTGCTGCCATTTATCGGTGAAGAGACGGTGAACGTGCTGCGACTGAATATGGCGCTGGATGCGTTGCAGGGATAA
- the kdpD gene encoding two-component system sensor histidine kinase KdpD, with protein MNDEITRPDPDALLLNHSDSHRGKLKIYFGACAGVGKTFAMLQEAQRLRAQGLDVLAGVVETHGREETAALLNGLAVLPRRATGRSRHAEFDLDAALARHPAVILMDELAHTNVQGSRHPKRWQDIEELLEAGIDVITTVNVQHLESLNDVVGGVTGIQVRETVPDPFFDSADEVVLVDLPPDDLRQRLKEGKVYVGDRAERAIENFFRKGNLFALRELALRRTADRVDDQMRAWRDQQGRDKVWHTRDAILLCIGDDTGSEKLVRTAARLAARLGSEWHAVYVETPRLNRLPEARRRAILRTLQLAQELGAETATLSDPDEARAVLRYAREHNLGKIVTGRQPQRRWRRDSFAQRLGQLGPDLDLLVVALDEPVRDAPHPLGGKPANSDKWRLHLRGCLMAIALCILVTTVGRWLLVEFDPANGVMIYLLAVVLVALRFGRWPSVFATVINILAFDLFFVAPTGTVAVSDLQYLVTFAVMLAVGVIVGNLTAGVRYQAKVARYREQRARHLYEMAKSLGSALTPQDIAATSQRVIDVTLQARSQLLLPDEQGELQAVGESGIGTPPDLGIAKWSFSKAQPAGAGTDTLPAVPYQILPLKSGNHCRGLLVVEPENLRQLMIPEQQRLVETFTVLIANALERMALSQSEAASRLAAEREQLRNALLSALSHDLRTPLTVLFGQAEMLMLDLAGEDSKYVGQANQIREQTLSTIRLVSNMLDMARIQSGGLNLREEWVALDEVIGGALSSMGPSLTGHDFALDLPPELVLIKGDSAMLERVFTNLIENSLKYAGNAAQHGIRAWRDKERLEIAVWDNGPGIAVENMTRIFDKFARGDKESAVPGVGLGLAISKTIIESHRGRIWAENRPEGGAEFRLSLPLPAAPEISEEPLK; from the coding sequence ATGAACGATGAAATCACCCGCCCGGACCCCGATGCGCTGTTGCTCAATCACAGTGACAGCCATCGCGGTAAGCTGAAAATCTACTTCGGTGCCTGTGCGGGCGTGGGCAAAACCTTCGCCATGCTGCAGGAAGCACAGCGCTTACGTGCGCAAGGCCTTGATGTGCTGGCGGGGGTGGTGGAAACCCATGGACGTGAAGAAACCGCTGCGCTGCTCAACGGCCTGGCGGTTTTGCCACGTCGCGCGACTGGGCGTTCACGGCACGCTGAATTCGACCTCGATGCGGCACTGGCACGCCACCCGGCAGTGATTCTGATGGACGAGTTGGCGCACACCAACGTACAGGGTTCGCGTCATCCCAAACGTTGGCAGGACATCGAAGAGTTGCTGGAAGCGGGCATCGACGTGATCACCACCGTCAACGTGCAGCATCTGGAAAGCCTCAACGATGTGGTTGGCGGTGTGACCGGTATTCAGGTGCGCGAAACCGTACCCGATCCGTTTTTCGATAGCGCCGATGAGGTGGTGCTGGTGGATCTGCCACCGGACGATCTGCGTCAACGGCTGAAAGAGGGCAAAGTCTACGTCGGCGATCGTGCTGAACGCGCGATTGAAAACTTCTTCCGCAAAGGCAACTTGTTTGCCCTACGCGAACTGGCGCTGCGCCGTACCGCTGATCGTGTTGACGATCAGATGCGTGCCTGGCGCGATCAGCAAGGCCGCGACAAAGTGTGGCACACGCGCGACGCTATTTTGCTGTGCATCGGTGATGACACCGGCAGCGAAAAATTGGTGCGCACCGCAGCGCGTTTAGCCGCCCGTCTCGGCAGCGAATGGCATGCGGTGTATGTAGAAACCCCGCGCCTCAATCGCCTGCCGGAAGCGCGTCGTCGCGCTATTCTGCGCACCCTGCAACTGGCACAAGAACTGGGTGCGGAAACGGCCACGCTTTCCGATCCCGATGAAGCCCGTGCCGTGCTGCGTTACGCACGTGAGCACAATCTCGGCAAAATTGTCACCGGACGCCAGCCACAGCGACGCTGGCGGCGCGACAGCTTTGCTCAGCGTTTGGGGCAGCTCGGCCCAGACCTCGATTTACTGGTGGTGGCACTGGACGAGCCGGTGCGCGACGCACCGCATCCGCTGGGCGGTAAACCGGCCAACAGTGATAAGTGGCGGCTGCATCTGCGCGGCTGCCTGATGGCGATTGCGCTGTGCATTCTGGTGACGACCGTGGGTCGCTGGCTGCTGGTGGAGTTCGATCCGGCCAACGGCGTGATGATTTATCTGTTAGCCGTGGTGTTAGTCGCGCTGCGCTTTGGTCGCTGGCCTTCGGTGTTTGCCACGGTGATCAACATCCTGGCCTTTGACCTGTTCTTTGTTGCCCCCACCGGCACCGTGGCGGTATCGGATTTGCAGTATCTGGTGACCTTCGCGGTGATGCTGGCGGTAGGAGTGATCGTCGGGAACCTGACAGCAGGCGTGCGCTATCAGGCTAAAGTGGCGCGCTATCGTGAACAGCGTGCGCGCCATCTGTATGAGATGGCAAAATCGCTCGGCAGCGCGCTCACGCCGCAGGATATCGCCGCCACTAGCCAGCGAGTGATTGATGTCACCTTGCAGGCACGCAGCCAGCTACTGCTGCCGGATGAGCAGGGCGAGTTACAGGCAGTGGGTGAGAGCGGTATTGGTACGCCGCCCGATCTCGGCATCGCCAAATGGAGCTTTAGCAAAGCGCAACCCGCGGGTGCAGGCACCGATACCTTGCCTGCGGTGCCGTATCAAATTCTGCCGTTGAAAAGCGGGAATCACTGCCGGGGTTTATTGGTGGTTGAGCCAGAGAATCTGCGCCAACTGATGATTCCCGAACAGCAGCGTCTGGTGGAAACCTTCACGGTGTTGATCGCCAACGCACTGGAGCGCATGGCGCTGTCGCAGAGTGAAGCGGCCTCACGGCTGGCGGCAGAGCGTGAGCAACTGCGTAATGCCCTGCTATCGGCACTTTCACACGACCTGCGAACCCCGCTGACGGTGCTGTTCGGTCAGGCGGAAATGCTGATGCTGGATTTGGCCGGTGAGGACTCAAAATATGTCGGGCAGGCCAATCAGATTCGCGAGCAGACGTTAAGCACCATTCGGCTGGTGAGCAATATGCTGGATATGGCGCGTATTCAGTCCGGCGGTCTTAACCTGCGCGAAGAGTGGGTGGCGCTGGATGAAGTGATTGGCGGCGCGCTGAGCAGTATGGGGCCGTCGCTAACAGGACACGATTTTGCACTCGATTTGCCGCCGGAATTGGTGCTGATCAAAGGCGACAGCGCGATGTTAGAGCGCGTGTTCACCAACCTGATTGAGAACAGCCTCAAATATGCCGGTAACGCCGCGCAGCATGGCATTCGCGCCTGGCGTGATAAAGAGCGGCTGGAGATTGCGGTGTGGGACAACGGTCCGGGCATCGCCGTTGAGAACATGACGCGTATTTTCGACAAGTTTGCGCGCGGTGATAAGGAGTCGGCTGTGCCCGGTGTCGGGCTGGGTTTGGCCATCAGCAAAACCATAATTGAATCCCATCGCGGACGCATCTGGGCGGAAAATCGACCGGAAGGGGGCGCAGAGTTTCGCTTGTCACTACCGCTGCCAGCGGCCCCTGAAATTTCTGAAGAACCGCTGAAATAA
- a CDS encoding TIGR00645 family protein, with product MERFIENLMYSSRWLLAPVYIGLSLGLLALTVKFFQEIFHLLPNILSIAENDLILLLLSLVDMTLVGGLLVMVMLSGYENFVSKLDIDENKEKLSWLGKMDSGSLKNKVAASIVAISSIHLLRIFMDARNVDDSKLMWYVIIHLTFVLSAFVMGWLDNMSKVEKK from the coding sequence ATGGAACGTTTTATCGAGAACCTGATGTATTCATCGCGCTGGTTGCTGGCACCGGTTTACATTGGACTTTCGCTGGGGCTGCTGGCGCTGACCGTTAAATTTTTCCAGGAAATTTTTCACCTGTTGCCCAACATTCTCAGCATTGCTGAGAACGATCTGATTCTGCTGCTGCTGTCGTTGGTCGACATGACGCTGGTCGGCGGCTTGCTGGTGATGGTGATGCTCTCTGGCTATGAAAACTTTGTGTCCAAGCTGGATATTGATGAGAACAAAGAGAAGCTGAGCTGGCTGGGCAAGATGGATTCCGGCTCGTTGAAGAACAAAGTCGCGGCCTCGATTGTGGCGATTTCATCGATCCATCTGCTGCGTATCTTTATGGATGCGCGCAATGTCGATGACAGCAAGCTGATGTGGTACGTGATTATCCACCTGACCTTTGTGCTGTCGGCCTTTGTGATGGGCTGGCTGGATAATATGTCGAAGGTGGAGAAGAAGTAG
- a CDS encoding LysR family transcriptional regulator encodes MSNPTSIDRIELMQTFIRIVESGSLSAAAAQLGTTQPTISRRLQALEQRLGLKLILRTTHALKLTDDGERCYAQARQLLATWHALEDELTGSNDDPIGTLRVRAPHAFGQDQLIDPLVAYLQRYPRLTVEWMLNDRTPDFISENVDCAIQVGVVNDPSLVAILLAEVPRFVVAAPSLLAQYPPVEDVTQLPDLPWLALTSFYRNELALQRLSDAQPMNLAIAPRLASDSLYAVRKAALTGMGAAIISSWVVQEDLAEGHLIQLVPEWQAPPLPVWLTYPWASYYPARMRHFFAMIREVMPKLAGAQPVR; translated from the coding sequence ATGAGCAATCCAACCAGTATTGACCGCATTGAATTGATGCAGACCTTTATCCGCATTGTTGAAAGTGGATCGCTGTCAGCGGCGGCGGCACAGTTGGGCACCACACAGCCCACCATTAGCCGCCGTTTGCAGGCGCTGGAACAGCGACTGGGTCTCAAGCTGATTCTGCGTACCACCCACGCACTGAAACTCACCGATGATGGTGAGCGCTGCTATGCCCAGGCGCGACAGTTGCTGGCAACCTGGCATGCGCTGGAAGATGAGCTCACCGGTTCCAACGACGATCCAATCGGTACGCTGCGCGTGCGGGCGCCGCACGCTTTTGGCCAGGACCAACTGATTGACCCACTGGTGGCGTATCTGCAGCGCTATCCGCGCCTGACAGTGGAGTGGATGCTCAATGATCGCACGCCAGATTTCATCAGCGAAAATGTTGACTGCGCGATTCAGGTTGGCGTGGTGAACGATCCTTCGCTGGTGGCGATTCTGCTGGCTGAGGTCCCACGCTTTGTGGTGGCGGCGCCCTCACTGCTGGCGCAATATCCGCCCGTGGAGGACGTCACCCAACTCCCCGACTTGCCCTGGCTGGCATTAACCAGCTTTTATCGCAACGAGCTGGCGCTACAGCGGCTGAGTGATGCTCAGCCGATGAACCTGGCGATTGCGCCCCGTCTCGCCAGTGACAGTTTATATGCCGTCCGCAAAGCCGCCCTGACGGGCATGGGCGCCGCGATTATCTCTTCGTGGGTGGTGCAGGAAGATTTGGCGGAAGGGCATCTGATTCAGCTCGTACCCGAATGGCAAGCACCGCCGCTACCGGTATGGCTCACCTATCCGTGGGCCAGTTATTATCCCGCCAGAATGCGGCATTTTTTCGCGATGATCAGGGAAGTGATGCCAAAACTGGCCGGGGCACAGCCGGTTCGGTGA
- a CDS encoding MFS transporter — MSAISQSTALPAEKLPAPLVFTLAAGAGLSVASIYYSQPMLDIISKQFNVGIGSVGMVPMLTQAGYALGILLLAPLGDRHDRRTIILIKGLMLVAALLLCGFSGGINALLIASFVTGLTATVAQDIVPASAALAPERSRGKTVGTVMTGLLVGILLSRVVSGVVAEYLGWRTMYMVAAVAVLMISLALWRVLPRFKPGTFVSYPRLLLSLAHLWQHHQTLRRAAIAQGLLSVAFSAFWSTLALMLSERFHFDSAIAGAFGLAGAAGALAAPLAGSVADRIGPARVTQYGATLVMVSFALMFLLPLLPVPAQIGLIIISTIGFDLGVQATLVAHQTLVYSLAPEARSRLNALMFTVVFIGMATGAALGSLALAHFGWTGVVALSTLAAALALMIRLASRHLKN; from the coding sequence ATGTCAGCCATTTCGCAATCTACTGCATTGCCAGCTGAAAAACTGCCAGCGCCGCTGGTGTTCACGCTTGCTGCAGGTGCCGGGCTTAGCGTGGCATCGATTTACTACAGCCAGCCGATGCTGGATATCATCAGCAAACAATTTAACGTCGGTATCGGCAGCGTCGGCATGGTGCCAATGCTGACCCAGGCGGGATATGCACTCGGTATTCTGCTGCTGGCACCGCTCGGTGACCGCCATGACCGCCGCACCATTATTCTGATAAAGGGCCTGATGCTGGTCGCCGCGCTGTTGCTGTGTGGCTTCTCTGGCGGCATTAACGCGTTACTGATCGCCAGCTTTGTCACCGGCTTAACCGCTACCGTGGCGCAGGACATCGTGCCTGCTTCGGCAGCACTCGCGCCAGAACGCAGTCGCGGTAAAACCGTTGGCACAGTGATGACCGGCTTGCTGGTCGGTATTCTGCTGTCACGCGTGGTGAGCGGTGTGGTGGCGGAATATCTGGGCTGGCGCACCATGTACATGGTGGCGGCGGTTGCCGTGCTGATGATTAGCCTGGCGCTGTGGCGTGTGTTGCCGCGCTTCAAACCGGGCACCTTTGTCAGCTATCCGCGTCTGCTGCTGTCGCTGGCACACTTGTGGCAGCATCACCAGACGCTGCGCCGTGCGGCGATAGCACAGGGTTTGCTGTCAGTGGCCTTCAGCGCTTTCTGGTCAACGCTGGCACTGATGCTGAGTGAACGCTTCCATTTTGATAGTGCAATAGCGGGGGCATTTGGTCTGGCGGGTGCAGCGGGTGCGCTGGCGGCGCCGTTGGCGGGAAGCGTGGCGGATCGCATCGGCCCTGCACGTGTCACCCAGTATGGTGCCACGCTGGTGATGGTGTCCTTTGCGCTGATGTTCCTGCTGCCACTGTTGCCGGTTCCGGCTCAGATCGGCCTGATCATCATCAGCACCATCGGCTTCGATTTGGGCGTGCAGGCCACGCTGGTGGCGCATCAGACATTGGTCTACAGCCTGGCGCCAGAAGCGCGTAGCCGACTAAATGCGCTGATGTTTACCGTGGTATTTATCGGCATGGCGACCGGTGCGGCACTCGGAAGCCTGGCGCTGGCGCACTTTGGCTGGACCGGCGTGGTGGCGCTCTCCACACTTGCCGCTGCGCTTGCGTTAATGATTCGTCTGGCGAGTCGTCACTTGAAAAACTGA
- a CDS encoding cation:proton antiporter, with amino-acid sequence MNFLAWTAATGGLLLLMSLASGWIHRGPVTSFGLYLLAGILCGPWVFNLLQIDIIGHANLAAHLTEIAMAASLFITGLKLRLPLNAHAWRVGVRLAFPAMLLTVGGMTLLVHWMTGFDWALSLAFGAIVAPTDPVLASLISVNDARDDDALRVALSSEAGMNDGSALPLLMLALLLLAPESMDISHWGTWALKDVLWAIAGGLGIGYLLGRLIGQLATQLRSAHEDIAPNDFLALALIALSYAAAQAVDASGFLATFAAGVGLRRAELRVVKHYPQEELSEEEQYLPAEARVNPNQRLSHGGSGMVKSVGLVIGDALSFGDTIERLLAAGMMVVLGITLAQHWNLTGIGLALLLFVVVRPLAVWITTWRCEIPLMRRLLIGWLGIRGIGSINYIAYAWVHGMRGPQAEQMVDMALTLVVCSIVLHGITVTPLLNWRAARQAARAQHHQK; translated from the coding sequence ATGAACTTCCTGGCCTGGACCGCCGCCACCGGTGGTCTGTTACTTCTGATGTCACTGGCTTCCGGTTGGATACACCGTGGGCCAGTGACTTCGTTTGGGCTTTACCTGCTTGCGGGCATCTTATGTGGCCCGTGGGTCTTCAATCTGCTGCAAATCGACATCATCGGGCACGCCAATCTTGCCGCCCACCTCACCGAAATCGCCATGGCAGCCTCGCTGTTTATCACCGGGCTCAAGTTACGTCTCCCGCTTAACGCACATGCCTGGCGTGTCGGCGTGCGATTGGCCTTCCCCGCGATGTTGCTTACCGTAGGCGGTATGACGCTGCTGGTGCATTGGATGACCGGCTTCGACTGGGCGCTGTCACTGGCATTTGGTGCCATCGTCGCACCGACCGACCCGGTACTGGCCAGCCTGATATCGGTCAACGATGCGCGTGATGATGATGCACTGCGCGTGGCACTTTCCAGCGAAGCCGGGATGAATGATGGTTCCGCTTTGCCGTTGCTGATGTTGGCGCTGCTGTTGCTGGCACCTGAAAGCATGGATATCAGCCATTGGGGCACATGGGCGTTAAAAGACGTGCTGTGGGCTATCGCGGGCGGGCTGGGTATCGGTTATTTACTGGGACGTTTGATCGGGCAATTAGCAACCCAACTGCGCAGCGCCCACGAGGATATTGCCCCCAACGATTTTCTCGCACTGGCCCTGATTGCGCTGAGTTATGCAGCGGCGCAAGCCGTGGATGCTTCTGGCTTCCTCGCCACCTTTGCGGCGGGCGTGGGGCTTCGACGCGCTGAATTGCGCGTGGTGAAGCACTATCCGCAAGAGGAGTTGTCAGAAGAAGAGCAATATCTGCCCGCCGAGGCACGCGTCAATCCTAATCAGCGACTATCGCATGGCGGTAGTGGCATGGTGAAATCGGTCGGTTTGGTGATCGGCGATGCGCTGTCATTTGGTGATACCATCGAGCGCTTGTTGGCCGCAGGCATGATGGTGGTGCTGGGTATCACGCTAGCGCAGCACTGGAATCTCACCGGTATTGGCTTAGCGCTGCTGCTGTTTGTGGTCGTGCGTCCGCTGGCGGTGTGGATCACCACCTGGCGCTGCGAAATTCCCCTGATGCGCCGCCTGCTGATTGGCTGGTTAGGGATTCGCGGCATCGGCAGTATTAATTACATCGCTTATGCCTGGGTGCACGGCATGCGTGGCCCGCAGGCAGAGCAAATGGTGGATATGGCGTTGACGTTAGTGGTGTGCAGCATCGTGCTGCACGGCATCACGGTGACGCCGTTATTAAACTGGCGTGCCGCCCGTCAGGCGGCGCGTGCGCAACATCATCAAAAGTGA
- a CDS encoding YaeQ family protein, which yields MKAILIALVGLSLSAPVFAADGDNTSEENVYASQLCHLVSTEKKTSDLDTYTAKMKSQLAASQSSSAMDKPEFNEETAQEVISAWMELGEDERAQLRHNQQQCEQTVMTQFQQQD from the coding sequence ATGAAAGCCATATTGATCGCCCTTGTTGGGCTCTCGCTTTCCGCCCCTGTCTTCGCCGCCGACGGTGATAACACCAGCGAAGAGAATGTGTATGCCAGCCAGCTGTGCCATCTGGTGAGCACGGAAAAAAAGACCAGCGATCTGGATACCTATACCGCGAAGATGAAGTCTCAGCTGGCCGCCAGCCAGTCTTCTTCGGCGATGGATAAGCCTGAATTTAATGAAGAAACTGCGCAGGAAGTGATCAGCGCCTGGATGGAACTGGGCGAGGATGAGCGTGCGCAGCTGCGCCATAATCAGCAGCAGTGTGAGCAAACTGTGATGACCCAATTCCAGCAACAGGATTAA
- a CDS encoding alpha/beta hydrolase yields the protein MTTGKLFARDDIIPLWPDDPPGGGGPSGLLKVSMNGSWTNIVSPAIQRFRPENPNGEAVIVAAGGGYRFIGMGREAWPVARWLNANGYTVYVLSYRLPGEKWQAGNLAPLQDAQRAIRLVRSMERKVHLLGFSAGGHLLGMAAARPDFTTYPAQDPLDQIRPTADSVGLIYPVITLEAPYQNTKTHLMMVGDHATPTQEANWSVQNYVTRQYPPTFLAQAEDDHTSNPHNTEMMRDACRRMQVPVELIELSSGGHGFGLGKAGSPAALWDQAYVRWLDLHS from the coding sequence ATGACCACAGGCAAACTGTTTGCCCGTGATGACATCATCCCATTGTGGCCTGACGATCCGCCGGGCGGCGGCGGGCCGTCTGGACTATTAAAAGTCAGCATGAACGGCTCCTGGACAAATATCGTTTCTCCAGCCATTCAACGTTTCCGGCCTGAAAATCCTAATGGCGAAGCGGTGATTGTGGCGGCTGGCGGCGGCTACCGCTTTATCGGCATGGGGCGCGAAGCCTGGCCCGTTGCGCGTTGGTTGAATGCCAATGGCTATACCGTTTATGTGCTGAGTTACCGCTTGCCAGGAGAAAAGTGGCAGGCGGGCAACCTCGCGCCGCTGCAGGATGCGCAGCGCGCTATTCGTCTGGTGCGTTCGATGGAACGTAAAGTGCACTTGCTCGGCTTCTCTGCCGGCGGACATCTGCTGGGTATGGCGGCGGCGCGCCCCGATTTCACCACCTATCCTGCGCAGGACCCGCTTGACCAGATCCGCCCAACGGCCGATAGCGTTGGCCTGATCTACCCGGTCATCACCCTTGAAGCGCCGTATCAGAACACCAAGACGCATCTGATGATGGTAGGCGATCACGCGACGCCAACCCAGGAAGCGAACTGGTCAGTGCAGAATTATGTCACCCGACAATATCCACCGACGTTCCTCGCCCAGGCGGAAGATGATCACACCTCCAATCCCCATAACACTGAAATGATGCGCGATGCCTGCCGTCGTATGCAGGTGCCGGTCGAGTTGATTGAACTCAGCAGTGGCGGGCACGGGTTTGGTCTGGGTAAAGCGGGTTCGCCTGCCGCGCTGTGGGATCAGGCGTATGTACGTTGGCTGGATCTGCACAGTTAA